The proteins below are encoded in one region of Ricinus communis isolate WT05 ecotype wild-type chromosome 6, ASM1957865v1, whole genome shotgun sequence:
- the LOC8285413 gene encoding uncharacterized protein LOC8285413 has protein sequence MAMESTRIVAVQCERLYQALCECHRRIPAGQGREVSCRHLNRGLAECLVSVVCPEESEAVRSLCNSGGTALKRSQCRQAQLSLSICLSSHQS, from the coding sequence ATGGCCATGGAATCAACAAGGATTGTTGCAGTACAGTGCGAAAGGCTGTATCAGGCACTGTGCGAGTGCCACAGACGTATACCGGCCGGTCAAGGAAGAGAGGTGTCATGTAGGCACCTGAACCGTGGTCTGGCAGAGTGCCTGGTATCAGTGGTTTGTCCTGAAGAGTCGGAGGCGGTTCGCAGCCTATGCAATAGTGGTGGAACTGCCTTGAAGCGGTCGCAGTGCCGCCAGGCTCAGCTCTCTCTCTCCATCTGTCTATCTTCCCACCAGTCCTGA